The nucleotide window GCCGGGCAGGGCGATGAAGGCGTCGCTGCGTTCGGCCATGATGGCTTTGCGCTCGTGCATGGTCTGGACGATGTGCAGCTCATCGCAGGCGTGGTTGGCCAGTTCCTTGTCCACCAGTGCCTGCGGGATCACGCCGACGACGCGTCCGCCTGCCTGGCGCGTGGCGTGCGCCACTTCGCCCATGAGGCCGCTGCGTCCGCCGCCATAGACCAGTTGCCCCTGGTGTTCGCCGATCCAGTGGCCCACGGCGCGGGCGGCGGTGGTGAACAGCGGGTCGCTGCCAGGGCGGGAGCCGCAATAGACGCAGATCGAAAAAGCGGGTTGTGTCATGGATAAAACCTTTGGTACAGGGCTGCAGACCAGATGCCTGCGCACACCAGCAGGGCCAGCAGCACGGCTGCGCTGCCCATGTCCTTGGCGCGCTTGGCGAGCGGGTGCCATTCAAGGCTGATGCGGTCGATGGCGGCCTCGATGCCGGTATTGAGCAGTTCGACGATCATCACCAGCAGCACGCTGCCTGCGAGCAATGCCACTTCGACCCAGTTCTGTCCTAGCCAGAATGCCAGCGGCACCATGACGAAGGCCGCGATGGCTTCCTGGCGGAAGGCTTTCTCATCCCATCCTGCGCGAAGCCCGGCCAGCGAGTAGCCCGTGGCGTGCCATAGCCGGTGGAGCCCGGTGCGCGCCTTCTGCGGGTTGGCCGGATGGGGGGGGGGGGGGGGAGACATGGGGTGCGATTGTCGCAGCGCTACCTAGGTGCTGTCCCGTAAATAGCTGCACGAAATGAAATCGATGGATTCGTGTTCAGGGCAAGGCGCAAACCGCAGCGATAGCCGTAGCTATCGCGAGGATTTGCAACGCAGCATGGCGGACAAAGGCACGATTTCATGTCAATGTTTTGGTGAAACGGAGTACTAGGGGGCCGGGTGTGGCTGGTCAGGCGTTGAGGGGCCGCTGTGCCTGCACCAGCCGCGTGCCTGCCAGGGCATCGTGCAGGAATTGGCGCTGCGGGTGGAAGCGGCTGAGGATAGCCCACACAGCGACCCAGCCCAGGAGCAGCACGGTGGATTCTCCGGCCGGCAAGCCAAACGGGGCGACGGCGGCCAGCGGTGGCAGGAACCACAGCCAACTCAACACGTAGCGCAGCAGCGCGCGCGGCTGCGTGAGCGGCCGTCCGTGGCTATCGACCACGCGGATGTGCCAGGTTTTCATGGCCAGGGTCTGGCCCTTGGCCCAGAACCAGGTGAAGTAGATGCCGAAGACCACGAACAGGAAGGCCTGCAGGCCATGGCGGTTGTCCAGTGCGTTGCGCGTCTGGCTCAGTGTGCTGAACAGGTAGCCGGCGATGAAGACCACGCCGAACATCAGCATGCCTTCGTACAGCCAGCAGGCCAGGCGCCGTGGCAGGGGTGGGGCGGTCAAGTCGGTCACGGCGGCGGCCTGGGCATGGGGCATGCGGGAGCAGTTTCCTAGTTCGGGGCGTAGATGCCAGGGGTCAGGGGGGAGGATGTCTCGGCGGGGGAATGTGCCGGAGGCAGACTTTCCGTGGCCGATGCGGCGTCCAGGGGGGGCAGCGGGGTGGCGACGGCCGAGGGGATGTCCACAGGGGCCGTTTCCACGATCACGGGCGCTGTGTGCGTCGGCATGTCGAAGCGGGGTACGGGCAGGGCAGGGCGCGCCTTGCCATCGGGCTGTGGCGGGATCTTGGGGAGGTTCACGGCATCCGCCGGTGCATTGGTGGCGGCCGGCACGCGTGCGAGCTTGCGCGGGGAGACCGGGTGCAGCGCGGTGGCTGCACCGGTGGGTTTGGGGCCGGCATGCGCTGCGAGGCGGTTTTTCTCTTCAGGGCTCAGAGCCTGGTAGGCCTCCCACTGGGCGCGTTTGTCATCGGGGGAGAGACGCTTGGTGACGGCGTAGTTCAGGCGTGCCTGGCTACGCTGCTGGGCACTCAGGCTGGCCCAGTCGGCCATGCGGCTGTGCAGCTTGTCCTGTTCCTGGGGGGGGAGCACGGCAAAGGTATGGGCCAGCGCGAGCCAGCGGCGCTTTTGCACTTCCCCCATGCGCGGCCAGTGCTGTTCGAGCGGCGCCAGTGCGCGCTTCTGTGCCGCGGTCAGTTCGCTCCATGCGGGGCCCGAGGGGTCGGCCATGAGACCTGCGTCGCGTGTGCCCTGCTTGGTGGCGCTTGCCATGCTGGGCGGAACTGCGCTGGGCGCCATGCGCACTTGCTGTACCACGGAGCCCCCCAACACGGACAGGCCGCCGAGCAGTACGGCGGCCAGGGTCACGGCGGGCAGGCGCAAGCGGTTCGCGGGAGCTGGCTTTAAGTGCATGCAGGCGGGTTGAACGGATCTCAGCGGCTGGCGGGGGCTTGGCTGACGGTCTTGAGGTACTGGGCGAATCCAGGGTCGGCATAGGCCGATGGGGGCAGATCATCGGTCAGCAGGGCGGTGTCGACCGCGGCCACTTCGGCAGCGCCGTACTCGTCCTGGGAGACGTTGACCACTACCAGGCCCACGAGCAGGGCCATCACCGGCACCGCGGAGGCCAGTGCGCGCCACCATGTGCCGCCCTCGCTGCCCCAGCCCAATGCGGCGCTGCGGCCGTTGTGGACGACGGCCGGTGCCGTTCGCACCTGCCGCACGGGTGCCATGGCCTTGCGCTTGGACAGGGCCTGTTCGCGGGCGGCGCGCAGGCGCTCCGTGATGTCGTAGGGCAATTCGTCGTTGCCTGCGCTCAGACGGGCCGTGACACGCCGGGCGAAACGGTCGGCGACTTGTTCGTTCAAGGCGTTGCTGGCGGTGTTCATAGTGTGATTCCTCTGGCCTTCAGTGCTTTGCTGAGGGTCTGGATGGCCCGAAAGCAATGTGTTTTGACGCTGCCTTCCGTGCAGCCCATTGCGGCTGCCGTTTCGGCCACGTCCATTTCCTCCCAATAACGCATCAAAAACGCCTCGCGTTGACGCGCTGGCAGCCCCTGGATCTCCGCCTCGATGCCTTGCAGCGTCTGGGCGCGCTGGGTGAGCGTTTCGGCGCTTTGGGCGGCTTCGTCGCCATGGGGGCCGCTGTAGGTTTCGAGCAGGTTGAATTCTGCGCCATCTTCGTCGTTTCCCTCGAAGTCGCTCATGCTGGAGAACAGCGCGTTGCGCGTCTTCTGGCGGCGAAACCAGTCCAGCGTGCAGTTCGACAGGATGCGCTGGAACAGCATCGGCAGCTCTGCGGGGGGCTTGTCGCCGTAATGCTCGGCCAGCTTGAGCATGCTGTCCTGCACGATGTCCAGGGCTGCTTCCTCGTTGCGCACGTGGTAAAGCGAGCGCTTGTAGGCGCGCTTTTCCACGCTTTTGAGAAAGTCGGAGAGTTCTTGTTCCGTTGCCAAGAGAGGTCAGCCCGCTGGGGAAATCGTGTGCCGGGGCAGGCGCCGAGGTGCCGTGCTTTGCGTCAAGGGGCTGGATTATCGCATCGCGCGGAATTTTTTTGCCGTGCCGCGTACCGTGACTTGTTGCAGTGCGATAATGCCAGCTGCAATTCAAAGGCAAACGGGTCACGGTCCGGCGCGCACTCCTAGCGTCTATGTCCTTGGCCTCAAGTTCCGAACCGGCTCCACAAGAGCTTGCAGGCAAGGGGCACCCTAGGTTTTTCGTCAGAGAAATTCACAAAGGTTGATCATGGAAATCTCCAAGGCTGAACTCGCAGCCGCACAGAACACAGCCGGCCCCGAACTCATGGGTGCCGAAATCCTCGTCAAGGCCATGCAGGCCGAAGGTGTCAAGTACATCTGGGGCTATCCGGGCGGGGCCGTTCTCTACATCTACGACGCGCTCTACAAGCAGGAAACCATCCAGCACGTGCTGGTGCGCCATGAGCAGGCCGCTGTACATGCCGCCGATGGCTATGCGCGCGCCACTGGCGAGGTGGGCGTGGCGCTGGTGACGTCCGGCCCGGGCCTGACCAATGCAGTGACCGGTATCGCCACGGCGTACATGGATTCGATCCCCATGGTGATCGTTTCCGGCCAGGTGCCCACGCCCGCCATCGGGCTGGACGCCTTCCAGGAGTGCGACACCGTGGGCATCACGCGCCCCATCGTCAAGCACAACTTCCTGGTCAAGGACGTGCGCGACCTGGCGTCGACGATGAAGAAGGCGTTCCACATCGCCCGCACCGGCCGGCCCGGCCCGGTGGTGGTCGATATCCCGAAGGACGTGTCGTTCAAGAAGATCGCGTACCAGGGGTATCCGCAGAGCATCGAGATGCGCTCGTACAACCCGGTGAAGAAGGGGCACAGCGGCCAGATCCGCAAGGCGCTGCAGCTGCTGCTGTCGGCCAAGCGGCCCTATATCTACACCGGTGGCGGCATTCTGCTGGGCAATGCCACGCACGAGCTGCGCACGCTGGTGGACATGCTGGGCTACCCGGTCACGCACACGCTGATGGGCCTGGGCGCCTACCCGGCGAGCGACCGCAAGTTCCTCGGCATGCTGGGCATGCACGGCACCATCGAGGCCAACAACGCCATGCAGAACTGCGATGTGCTGCTGGCCGTGGGCGCGCGCTTCGACGACCGCGTGATCGGCAACCCCAAGCATTTCGCGCAGAACGACCGCAAGATCATCCACGTCGACATCGACCCTTCCAGCATCTCCAAGCGCGTGAAGGTGGACATCCCGATCGTCGGCGACGTGAAGGATGTGCTGACCGAGCTGATCGCCATGATCCGCGAGACCACGCAGCGCCCCGATGCCGGCGCGCTCAATGCCTGGTGGGAACAGATCGAGGGCTGGCGTTCGCGCGATTGCCTGAAGTACGACCGTGGCAACACCGAGGTCATCAAGCCGCAGTACGTCATCGAGACGCTGTGGAACATGACCAAGGACGCTGACGCCTACATCACCTCCGACGTGGGCCAGCACCAGATGTGGGCCGCGCAGTTCTACAGGTTCGACGAACCGCGCCGCTGGATCAACTCGGGCGGCCTGGGCACCATGGGCGTGGGCATTCCCTATGCCATGGGCATCAAGCTGGCCAAGCCCCAGTCCGAGGTGTTCTGCGTGACGGGCGAGGGCTCGGTGCAGATGAACATCCAGGAGCTTTCGACCTGCCTGCAGTACAACACGCCGATCAAGGTCCTGTCGCTGAACAACCGCTACCTGGGCATGGTGCGCCAGTGGCAGGAGATCGAGTACTCCGGCCGCTACAGCCACAGCTACATGGACGCGCTGCCCAACTTCGTGAAGCTGGCCGAGGCCTATGGCCACGTGGGCATGCTGATCGAGCGCCCGCAGGACGTGGAGCCGGCGCTGCGCGAGGCGCGCAAGCTCAAGGACCGTACCGTGTTCCTGGACTTCCGCACCGACCCGACCGAGAACGTTTTCCCGATGGTGCGTGCCGGCAAGGGCATCACCGAGATGCTGCTCGGCTCCGAGGATCTTTAAGCCAAATCGGGCTCCAGCGCTTCCCAGGCAAGCGCTGGCAGCTATTTTTTTAGTAGTATTTTTGACGAATCTATTGCCCGCCGAGCCCGCTGCTTACCGGCACCGGGGGAGGGCGGCGAAAAGAGGAATCACACCATGAAACACATCATTGCCGTCCTGCTCGAAAACGAGGCGGGCGCTCTCTCCCGCGTCGTGGGCCTGTTCTCGGCCCGTGGCTACAACATCGAGTCGCTCACGGTGGCGCCCACCGAGGACCCGTCGCTGTCGCGCATGACCATCCAGACCACGGGCTCCGACGACGTGATCGAGCAGATCACCAAGCACCTGAACCGCCTCATCGAGGTCGTCAAGGTGGTCGATCTCACCGAAGGCGCCTATACCGAGCGCGAGCTCATGATGGTGAAGGTGCGCGCCGTCGGCAAGGAGCGCGAGGAGATGAAGCGCATGGCCGACATCTTCCGCGGCCGCATCATCGACGTGACCGAGAAGAGCTACACCGTGGAGCTGACCGGCGACCAGTCGAAGAACGACGCCTTCCTGCAGGCCATCGACCGCACGGCGATCCTGGAGACCGTGCGCACGGGCTCGTGCGGCATCGGCCGCGGCGAGCGCATCCTGCGCGTGTAAGACAATCCCCCTTTTTCCCCTGAACAGAGTTTCCAACGGAGCGACCATGAAAGTTTTCTACGACAAAGACTGTGACCTGTCCCTCATCAAGGGCAAGACCGTGGCCATCATCGGCTACGGCAGCCAGGGCCACGCCCATGCCCAGAACCTGAACGAGAGCGGCGTGAAGGTCGTGGTCGGCCTGCGCAAGGGCGGCGCCTCCTGGGACAAGGTGGCCAAGGCCGGCCTCACCGTGATGGAAGTCGATGACGCCGTGAAGGCCGCCGACGTGGTCATGATCCTGCTGCCCGACGAGAACATCCCCGAGGTGTACCAGAACAACGTCGCGCCGAACATCAAGCAGGGCGGCACGCTGGCCTTCGCCCACGGCTTCAACGTGCACTACAACCAGGTCGTGCCGCGCGCCGACCTGGACGTGATCATGGTCGCGCCCAAGGGCCCTGGCCACACCGTGCGCTCCGAGTACCTGAAGGGCGGCGGCGTGCCGTCGTTGATCGCCGTGTACCAGGACAAGAGCGGCAAGGCCCGCGACGTGGCCCTGTCCTACGCCATGGCCAACGGCGGCGGCAAGGGCGGCATCATCGAGACCAACTTCAAGGAAGAAACCGAGACCGACCTGTTCGGCGAGCAGGCCGTGCTGTGTGGCGGCGCGGTGGAGCTGGTGAAGATGGGCTTCGAGACGCTGACCGAAGCCGGCTACGCTCCCGAGATGGCCTACTTCGAGTGCCTGCACGAACTCAAGCTGATCGTGGACCTCATGTACGAAGGCGGCATCGCCAACATGAACTACTCGATCTCGAACAACGCCGAGTACGGCGAGTACGTGACCGGCCCCGAGGTCATCAACGAAGAGTCGCGCAAGGCCATGCGCAACGCGCTCAAGCGCATCCAGAGCGGTGAATACGCCAAGATGTTCATCCTCGAAGGCCGCACCAACTACCCGAGCATGACGGCGCGCCGCCGCCAGAACGCCGACCACGCCATCGAGCAGGTGGGCGGCCAGCTGCGCGCCATGATGCCCTGGATCGCCAAGAACAAGCTGGTGGACCAGAGCCGCAACTGAGAAGGTGTGAACGAATCCGCCATGTCCGCTCATCCCGCAAAAACGCACGCCCTCGGCGTTGCAAATGCTCGCCATAGCCCGCGCTATGGCTGCGCTTTGCGCCTTGAGGGCGCACGTTTGTGCGGCCTGCTCGGACACGCCGGATTCATTCGCACCTTCTGAGTACGGCTTGCCGTGCGCCCAAGGCCACTTCGGTGGCCTTTTTGCGTTGTGGGTGCGCCGTGGGGCGCGGCCGAGTCGCTACACTGCCCCCTTTGCCGCGCGGCGCGCGCGGCGTTTACTATCGAAACAATAGCTCCTTGCGCTTGTCTGGCAAGGGCTGGAGGCCAATTTGATGCATGACGGCAATGAATCCGCCGAGGAACAGGGCGTGGTGGTGCGCAAGCGCCGCAAGGGCATCTACATCCTGCCCAACCTGTTCACGCTGGCGGCGCTGTTCGGCGGCTTCTACGCCATCGTCATGGCGATGAACGGGCGCTTCGACATGGCCGCCGTCGGCGTCTTCTGCGCCATGGTGCTCGACAGCCTGGACGGGCGCGTGGCGCGCATGACCAACACCCAGAGCGCGTTCGGCGAACAGATGGACTCGCTGTCCGACATGGTGTCCTTCGGCGCCGCGCCCGCGCTCATCGCCTACATGTGGGCGCTGCAGGGGCTGGGGCGCTGGGGCTGGATCGCCGCGTTCGTCTATTGCGCCTGCGCCGCGCTGCGCCTGGCGCGCTTCAACGTCAATACCGGCGTGGTGGACAAGCGCTACTTCCAGGGCCTGCCGTCGCCCGCGGCGGCGGCGCTGGTGATGGGGTTCATCTGGCTGCTGACCGAAGCTGGCGTGCGCCCGGGCCAGGGTTCGATCGCCCTGAGCTGGGCGCAGATCACCTGGGTGACCTTCGGCTTCACGCTCTACGCCGGGCTCACCATGGTGACCAACGTGCCGTTCTACAGCTTCAAGGACCTGCACATGAAGCGCAGCGTGCCCTTCGCCGCCATCGTGCTGATCGCGCTGGGCATCGCCATCGTCAACATCCACCCGCCCACGGTGCTGTTCGGCGTGTTCGTGCTGTACGGCCTTTCGGGCTACGTGGTGTACGCCTGGCGCAAGGCCAAGGGGCAGCACACCAGCGTCATCAGCACGTCCACGGACGAGCCGGACGAGCGGGGCCTGCACAAGTAGGAAATCCGGGATGTGCTACATTGCACGTCATGAAAGCGCTGGCCCTCGCTCTACTGCTAACCCCCCACGGGCGGAGACGGTAGAGCGCGCGCGCACGCTTTTCACTCAAGGCCCGTATGCACCCGCAACGGGCCTTTTGTTTTGTGCGCCAAAATTTTCCAGTTGCGGGTCCCACCCCCATCCACCCAGGAGTACACCATGGCAGATAAGCTGATCATTTTCGACACCACCTTGCGCGATGGCGAGCAGTCGCCCGGCGCCTCGATGACCAAGGACGAGAAGCTGCGCATCGCGCGCCAGCTGGAGCGCCTCAAGGTCGACGTGATCGAAGCCGGCTTCGCGGCCAGTTCCAACGGCGATTTCGAGGCGGTGCAAAGCATCGCCAATGCGATCAAGGAATCGACCATCTGCTCGCTGTCGCGCGCCAACGACCGTGACATCGCCCGCGCCGCCGAGGCGCTCAAGGGTGCCAACAGCGCACGCATCCACACCTTCATCGCCACCAGCCCGCTGCACATGGAGAAGAAGCTGCGCATGACGCCCGAGCAGGTGCTGGAGCAGGCCACGCAGGCGGTGCGTTTCGCGCGCAACCTGGTCGGCGACATCGAGTTCAGTCCCGAGGATGGCTACCGCAGCGACCCGGACTTCCTGTGCCGCGTGCTCGAAGCCGTGATCCGCGAGGGCGCCACCACCATCAACGTGCCCGACACGGTGGGCTACGCCATTCCCGAGCTGTACGGCAACTTCATCAAGAACCTGCGCGAGCGCATTCCCAACAGCGACAAGGCCATCTGGTCGGTGCACTGCCACAACGACCTGGGCATGGCGGTGGCCAACTCGCTCGCCGGCGTGAAGATCGGCGGCGCGCGCCAGATCGAATGCA belongs to Acidovorax sp. YS12 and includes:
- a CDS encoding TIGR00730 family Rossman fold protein yields the protein MTQPAFSICVYCGSRPGSDPLFTTAARAVGHWIGEHQGQLVYGGGRSGLMGEVAHATRQAGGRVVGVIPQALVDKELANHACDELHIVQTMHERKAIMAERSDAFIALPGGIGTFEELFEVWTWRQLGYHDKPIGLLNVAGYYDALDGFLQSSVRSGFMGEWQMGLVQMNDDCAALLRDLVEAAGSAKQQAPLRAVI
- a CDS encoding diacylglycerol kinase encodes the protein MSPPPPPHPANPQKARTGLHRLWHATGYSLAGLRAGWDEKAFRQEAIAAFVMVPLAFWLGQNWVEVALLAGSVLLVMIVELLNTGIEAAIDRISLEWHPLAKRAKDMGSAAVLLALLVCAGIWSAALYQRFYP
- a CDS encoding RDD family protein; protein product: MPHAQAAAVTDLTAPPLPRRLACWLYEGMLMFGVVFIAGYLFSTLSQTRNALDNRHGLQAFLFVVFGIYFTWFWAKGQTLAMKTWHIRVVDSHGRPLTQPRALLRYVLSWLWFLPPLAAVAPFGLPAGESTVLLLGWVAVWAILSRFHPQRQFLHDALAGTRLVQAQRPLNA
- a CDS encoding DUF3106 domain-containing protein; the encoded protein is MHLKPAPANRLRLPAVTLAAVLLGGLSVLGGSVVQQVRMAPSAVPPSMASATKQGTRDAGLMADPSGPAWSELTAAQKRALAPLEQHWPRMGEVQKRRWLALAHTFAVLPPQEQDKLHSRMADWASLSAQQRSQARLNYAVTKRLSPDDKRAQWEAYQALSPEEKNRLAAHAGPKPTGAATALHPVSPRKLARVPAATNAPADAVNLPKIPPQPDGKARPALPVPRFDMPTHTAPVIVETAPVDIPSAVATPLPPLDAASATESLPPAHSPAETSSPLTPGIYAPN
- a CDS encoding DUF3619 family protein, whose amino-acid sequence is MNTASNALNEQVADRFARRVTARLSAGNDELPYDITERLRAAREQALSKRKAMAPVRQVRTAPAVVHNGRSAALGWGSEGGTWWRALASAVPVMALLVGLVVVNVSQDEYGAAEVAAVDTALLTDDLPPSAYADPGFAQYLKTVSQAPASR
- a CDS encoding RNA polymerase sigma factor; translation: MATEQELSDFLKSVEKRAYKRSLYHVRNEEAALDIVQDSMLKLAEHYGDKPPAELPMLFQRILSNCTLDWFRRQKTRNALFSSMSDFEGNDEDGAEFNLLETYSGPHGDEAAQSAETLTQRAQTLQGIEAEIQGLPARQREAFLMRYWEEMDVAETAAAMGCTEGSVKTHCFRAIQTLSKALKARGITL
- a CDS encoding acetolactate synthase 3 catalytic subunit, with amino-acid sequence MEISKAELAAAQNTAGPELMGAEILVKAMQAEGVKYIWGYPGGAVLYIYDALYKQETIQHVLVRHEQAAVHAADGYARATGEVGVALVTSGPGLTNAVTGIATAYMDSIPMVIVSGQVPTPAIGLDAFQECDTVGITRPIVKHNFLVKDVRDLASTMKKAFHIARTGRPGPVVVDIPKDVSFKKIAYQGYPQSIEMRSYNPVKKGHSGQIRKALQLLLSAKRPYIYTGGGILLGNATHELRTLVDMLGYPVTHTLMGLGAYPASDRKFLGMLGMHGTIEANNAMQNCDVLLAVGARFDDRVIGNPKHFAQNDRKIIHVDIDPSSISKRVKVDIPIVGDVKDVLTELIAMIRETTQRPDAGALNAWWEQIEGWRSRDCLKYDRGNTEVIKPQYVIETLWNMTKDADAYITSDVGQHQMWAAQFYRFDEPRRWINSGGLGTMGVGIPYAMGIKLAKPQSEVFCVTGEGSVQMNIQELSTCLQYNTPIKVLSLNNRYLGMVRQWQEIEYSGRYSHSYMDALPNFVKLAEAYGHVGMLIERPQDVEPALREARKLKDRTVFLDFRTDPTENVFPMVRAGKGITEMLLGSEDL
- the ilvN gene encoding acetolactate synthase small subunit; translation: MKHIIAVLLENEAGALSRVVGLFSARGYNIESLTVAPTEDPSLSRMTIQTTGSDDVIEQITKHLNRLIEVVKVVDLTEGAYTERELMMVKVRAVGKEREEMKRMADIFRGRIIDVTEKSYTVELTGDQSKNDAFLQAIDRTAILETVRTGSCGIGRGERILRV
- the ilvC gene encoding ketol-acid reductoisomerase, which codes for MKVFYDKDCDLSLIKGKTVAIIGYGSQGHAHAQNLNESGVKVVVGLRKGGASWDKVAKAGLTVMEVDDAVKAADVVMILLPDENIPEVYQNNVAPNIKQGGTLAFAHGFNVHYNQVVPRADLDVIMVAPKGPGHTVRSEYLKGGGVPSLIAVYQDKSGKARDVALSYAMANGGGKGGIIETNFKEETETDLFGEQAVLCGGAVELVKMGFETLTEAGYAPEMAYFECLHELKLIVDLMYEGGIANMNYSISNNAEYGEYVTGPEVINEESRKAMRNALKRIQSGEYAKMFILEGRTNYPSMTARRRQNADHAIEQVGGQLRAMMPWIAKNKLVDQSRN
- the pssA gene encoding CDP-diacylglycerol--serine O-phosphatidyltransferase, coding for MHDGNESAEEQGVVVRKRRKGIYILPNLFTLAALFGGFYAIVMAMNGRFDMAAVGVFCAMVLDSLDGRVARMTNTQSAFGEQMDSLSDMVSFGAAPALIAYMWALQGLGRWGWIAAFVYCACAALRLARFNVNTGVVDKRYFQGLPSPAAAALVMGFIWLLTEAGVRPGQGSIALSWAQITWVTFGFTLYAGLTMVTNVPFYSFKDLHMKRSVPFAAIVLIALGIAIVNIHPPTVLFGVFVLYGLSGYVVYAWRKAKGQHTSVISTSTDEPDERGLHK